A genomic segment from Panulirus ornatus isolate Po-2019 chromosome 20, ASM3632096v1, whole genome shotgun sequence encodes:
- the LOC139755842 gene encoding uncharacterized protein, whose amino-acid sequence MKVLVLFALVAYATAKPQYLWPHTTPLVTVKSTDVASPIIPYAGLPWTHGLFPFSYPMMAAAKPAEERAKRSAEADPEADPFLLYSAGTYPYTGYPWAYNTFPHNWAYGMRPLLTVAKPAEATRAKRSADAEPEADPFLLYSAGTYPYTGYPWAYNTFPHNWAYGMRPLLTAVKPAEASRAKRSADAEPEADPFLLYSAGTYPYTGYPWAYNTFPYNWPHGINRLV is encoded by the exons ATGAAGGTTCTG GTGCTGTTCGCCCTCGTGGCTTAtgccacagccaagcctcagtATTTGTGGCCTCATACCACTCCGCTGGTGACGGTCAAGTCCACTGACGTTGCTTCCCCCATTATCCCCTATGCTGGCCTTCCCTGGACCCATGGTCTCTTCCCCTTCTCCTACCCTATGATGGCGGCCGCCAAGCCAGCTGAGGAACGCGCCAAACGATCCGCTGAGGCCGACCCTGAGGCTGATCCATTCCTGCTCTACTCTGCCGGTACCTACCCTTATACTGGTTATCCCTGGGCCTacaacaccttcccccacaaTTGGGCCTATGGAATGAGGCCTCTGCTCACCGTAGCTAAGCCAGCTGAAGCAACTCGCGCCAAACGCTCCGCTGATGCTGAGCCTGAAGCTGATCCTTTCCTGCTCTACTCTGCCGGTACCTACCCTTATACTGGTTATCCCTGGGCCTACAATACCTTCCCCCACAACTGGGCCTATGGTATGAGGCCTCTACTCACCGCAGTTAAGCCAGCTGAAGCAAGTCGCGCCAAACGCTCCGCTGATGCTGAGCCTGAAGCTGATCCTTTCCTGCTCTACTCTGCAGGTACCTACCCTTATACTGGTTATCCCTGGGCCTACAACACCTTCCCTTACAATTGGCCCCACGGCATCAACCGTCTTGTTTAG
- the LOC139755843 gene encoding uncharacterized protein, producing MKVLVLFALVAFATAKPQYWWPHTTPLVTVKSTDVASPIIPYAGLPWTHGLFPYSLMAAAKPAEERAKRSAEADPEADPQILYTSSMSYPYAGNAWAYHGPWTWPYGVNPLLTVAKPAEETRAKRSADAEPEADPFLLYSSGISHPYTGYPWAYNTFPYNWHYGMRPLVTVAKPAEAARAKRSADAEPEADPFLLYSAGTYPYTGYPWAYNTFPYNWPYGINRLV from the exons ATGAAGGTTCTG GTGCTGTTCGCCCTTGTGGCTTTtgccacagccaagcctcagtATTGGTGGCCTCATACCACTCCGCTGGTGACGGTCAAGTCTACTGACGTTGCTTCCCCCATCATCCCCTATGCTGGCCTTCCCTGGACCCATGGTCTCTTCCCCTACTCCTTGATGGCGGCCGCCAAGCCAGCTGAGGAACGCGCCAAACGATCCGCTGAGGCCGACCCTGAAGCTGATCCACAGATACTGTACACTTCTTCAATGTCCTATCCCTATGCTGGCAATGCCTGGGCCTACCATGGACCCTGGACTTGGCCCTATGGTGTAAATCCTCTCCTCACTGTCGCTAAGCCAGCTGAGGAAACTCGCGCCAAACGCTCCGCTGATGCTGAGCCTGAAGCTGATCCTTTCCTGCTCTACTCTTCTGGAATTAGTCACCCTTACACTGGCTACCCCTGGGCCTACAACACTTTCCCCTACAACTGGCACTATGGCATGAGGCCTCTGGTCACCGTAGCTAAGCCAGCTGAGGCAGCTCGCGCCAAACGCTCCGCTGATGCTGAGCCTGAAGCTGATCCTTTCCTGCTTTACTCTGCAGGTACCTACCCTTATACTGGTTATCCCTGGGCCTACAACACCTTCCCTTACAATTGGCCCTACGGCATCAACCGTCTTGTTTAG
- the LOC139755769 gene encoding uncharacterized protein: MKVLVLFALVAFATAKPQYWWPHTTPLVTVKSTDVASPIIPYAGLPWTHGLFPYSLMAAAKPAEERAKRSAEADPEADPQILYTSSMSYPYAGNAWAYHGPWTWPYGVNPLLTVAKPAEETRAKRSADAEPEADPFLLYSSGISHPYTGYPWAYNTFPYNWHYGMRPLVTVAKPAEAARAKRSADAEPEADPFLLYSAGTYPYTGYPWAYNTFPYNWPYGINRLV; the protein is encoded by the exons ATGAAGGTTCTG GTGCTGTTCGCCCTTGTGGCTTTtgccacagccaagcctcagtATTGGTGGCCTCATACCACTCCGCTGGTGACGGTCAAGTCTACTGACGTTGCTTCCCCCATCATCCCCTATGCTGGCCTTCCCTGGACCCATGGTCTCTTCCCCTACTCCTTGATGGCGGCCGCCAAGCCAGCTGAGGAACGCGCCAAACGATCCGCTGAGGCCGACCCTGAAGCTGATCCACAGATACTCTACACTTCTTCAATGTCCTATCCATATGCTGGCAATGCCTGGGCCTACCATGGACCCTGGACTTGGCCCTATGGTGTAAATCCTCTCCTCACTGTCGCTAAGCCAGCTGAGGAAACTCGCGCCAAACGCTCCGCTGATGCTGAGCCTGAAGCTGATCCTTTCCTGCTCTACTCTTCTGGAATTAGTCACCCTTACACTGGCTACCCCTGGGCCTACAACACTTTCCCCTACAACTGGCACTATGGCATGAGGCCTCTGGTCACCGTAGCTAAGCCAGCTGAGGCAGCTCGCGCCAAACGCTCCGCTGATGCTGAGCCTGAAGCTGATCCTTTCCTGCTTTACTCTGCAGGTACCTACCCTTATACTGGTTATCCCTGGGCCTACAACACCTTCCCTTACAATTGGCCCTACGGCATCAACCGTCTTGTTTAG
- the LOC139755844 gene encoding uncharacterized protein yields MKVLVLFALVAFATAKPQYWWPHTTPLVTVKSTDVASPIIPYAGLPWTHGLFPYSLMAAAKPAEERAKRSAEADPEADPQILYTSSMSYPYAGNAWAYHGPWTWPYGVNPLLTVAKPAEETRAKRSADAEPEADPFLLYSSGISHPYTGYPWAYNTFPYNWHYGMRPLVTVAKPAEAARAKRSADAEPEADPFLLYSAGTYPYTGYPWAYNTFPYNWPYGINRLV; encoded by the exons ATGAAGGTTCTG GTGCTGTTCGCCCTTGTGGCTTTtgccacagccaagcctcagtATTGGTGGCCTCATACCACTCCGCTGGTGACGGTCAAGTCTACTGACGTTGCTTCCCCCATCATCCCCTATGCTGGCCTTCCCTGGACCCATGGTCTCTTCCCCTACTCCTTGATGGCGGCCGCCAAGCCAGCTGAGGAACGCGCCAAACGATCCGCTGAGGCCGACCCTGAAGCTGATCCACAGATACTCTACACTTCTTCAATGTCCTATCCCTATGCTGGCAATGCCTGGGCCTACCATGGACCCTGGACTTGGCCCTATGGTGTAAATCCTCTCCTCACTGTCGCTAAGCCAGCTGAGGAAACTCGCGCCAAACGCTCCGCTGATGCTGAGCCTGAAGCTGATCCTTTCCTGCTCTACTCTTCTGGAATTAGTCACCCTTACACTGGCTACCCCTGGGCCTACAACACTTTCCCCTACAACTGGCACTATGGCATGAGGCCTCTGGTCACCGTAGCTAAGCCAGCTGAGGCAGCTCGCGCCAAACGCTCCGCTGATGCTGAGCCTGAAGCTGATCCTTTCCTGCTTTACTCTGCAGGTACCTACCCTTATACTGGTTATCCCTGGGCCTACAACACCTTCCCTTACAATTGGCCCTACGGCATCAACCGTCTTGTTTAG